AGGGATCAATTGGGGTGGAAGTCTGATACGGCCTGAAGCTACCGGTTACGGGGTCGTTTATTTTGTCAACGAAATGCTGGCAACAATTGGAGAAACAATTGAAGGAAAGACCATTGCATTGTCCGGTTTTGGAAATGTTGCCTGGGGTGTCGCGAAAAAGGCTGCCGAACTAGGTGCAAAAGTAGTCACCATATCAGGTCCGGACGGATATATCTATGACAAAAACGGAATAAGTGATGAGAAAATAGAATATATGCAGGAATTGCGCGCCAGTAATGATGATATTGTCAAACCTTACTCTTACGAATTCGAAGATGCGGAATACCATCCGGATATTCATCCGTGGGAAGTTAAATGCGATATTGCTATCCCTTGTGCTACCCAGCACGAACTAAATGAAACAGATGCGCAAAACCTGATCGACAACGGATGTATATGCGTTTGCGAAGGTGCAAACATGCCCTGTACACGGGGAGCTGTGGACCTGATTCAAAAAAACCGGATTTTATTTGCCCCGGGAAAGGCTGCCAATGCAGGAGGTGTTGCCACTTCCGGATTAGAAATGAGTCAGAATGCAATGAAATTCAACTGGTCACTGGAAGAAGTGGATATGCGCCTGCACCAGATCATGCAAAATATTCATGCTTCGTGCCTTAAATATGGTGAAACCGATAATGATGATTACATCGACTATGTAAAAGGAGCTAACATAGCAGGTTTCCTGAAAGTAGCCAACGCTATGATCGACCAGGGGATTATTTAAAATGCTCCTGATCGACTGAAACTCCTTAATACTACATTTTATTTTAAAAATTGTAAATGCCACCGGTAAAAACCGGTATTAAATTTTGTGTGTCCCATAAATATAGGGTTTATTTGGAGAAAAAATCACACATACATTTTACTTCCTTAAACCTGATAAACAGCTATATGCCTTCACACAAAATAAAAAAGATATTGAAATCCAGATATCTGCTTATCTCCCTCTGGTATTGACAGGAAATACCCGGAAAATATTGATCATTTTGTCTGTTTTACCCTCCCCCACTAATACCGTTTTCTCAATCTACATTCGAACATTTTAAAGAAAGATATATATCCTTACCAAAGAGTATTTTTCCACTTTTAAACACCCTTATATGTTTAAAAAATATCTATCTTTGATCAGAATATTTCGATTTATTTCGATTTATATTTTGATCGGGTTTTGATTTAACAATTGATCGTACGGTAATTTGTATAAAGAAAAGTATCAATTCATTGAATATTATGCGGGATTTTTCAGTTATTGCATTAATTTTCATATGTTGTATGACAGCATGTCACACCAAAAGACAAGGAAAGTTCCAATTTCATAAAAATCCGGTGATCGCTCACCGGGGAGCCTGGAAAAACACCGGACATCCTC
This region of Bacteroidales bacterium genomic DNA includes:
- the gdhA gene encoding NADP-specific glutamate dehydrogenase; protein product: MNVDRILIDLEKRNPGEYEYHQAVREVLESIEDVCNENPQFESAGIIERLIEPDRVLTFKVPWMDDEGKVHVNRGFRIQFNNAIGPYKGGLRFHPSVNLSILKFLGFEQIFKNSLTSLPMGGAKGGSDFDPKGKSSNEIMRFCQSFMLEMWKIIGPEVDVPAGDIGVAGREIGYLYGMYKKLSGEHNGVLTGKGINWGGSLIRPEATGYGVVYFVNEMLATIGETIEGKTIALSGFGNVAWGVAKKAAELGAKVVTISGPDGYIYDKNGISDEKIEYMQELRASNDDIVKPYSYEFEDAEYHPDIHPWEVKCDIAIPCATQHELNETDAQNLIDNGCICVCEGANMPCTRGAVDLIQKNRILFAPGKAANAGGVATSGLEMSQNAMKFNWSLEEVDMRLHQIMQNIHASCLKYGETDNDDYIDYVKGANIAGFLKVANAMIDQGII